A portion of the Croceibacterium sp. TMG7-5b_MA50 genome contains these proteins:
- a CDS encoding Gfo/Idh/MocA family oxidoreductase produces the protein MPTAPRPIVIIGTGGIVRDAHLPAYRKAGFTVAGLCDLDHGRATALADEWAIPAVYASVQDAAAQDAVFDIAAPPGAHPDILRALPTGASVLLQKPMGLDLRQATAIRAVCRERRLNAAVNFQLRFSPMMLALADAIARGLLGELVEIEVHLNLLTPWHLFPHLRADPRVEMVSHSIHYIDTIRALAGEPKGVFARSYGHPASALADTRTTLILDYPQPLRVALSINHHHDWGRRFQDASFRVEGTDGAATVKLGLLLDYPTGEPDELWLTRRRGEWEQVPLPGGWFPDAFIGPMASLQRFAAGEDERLPTRVEDAWRTMAVVEAAYRSNDQPATPVPSEQDPR, from the coding sequence ATGCCGACAGCCCCGCGCCCGATCGTCATCATCGGCACCGGCGGCATCGTGCGCGACGCGCATCTGCCCGCCTACCGCAAGGCCGGCTTCACGGTCGCGGGCCTGTGCGATCTCGACCACGGGCGCGCAACCGCGCTGGCGGACGAATGGGCAATCCCGGCCGTGTACGCTTCCGTCCAGGACGCGGCGGCGCAGGATGCGGTGTTCGACATCGCCGCGCCACCCGGCGCCCACCCGGACATCCTGCGGGCGCTGCCCACCGGTGCCAGCGTGCTGCTGCAGAAACCGATGGGCCTCGACCTCCGGCAGGCCACCGCAATCCGTGCCGTGTGCCGCGAGCGGCGGCTGAATGCGGCGGTCAATTTCCAGCTCCGCTTCTCCCCCATGATGCTGGCGCTCGCCGATGCGATCGCGCGCGGCCTGCTGGGCGAACTGGTGGAGATCGAGGTGCACCTCAATCTCCTCACCCCCTGGCACCTGTTCCCGCACCTGCGGGCCGATCCGCGGGTGGAGATGGTGTCGCATTCGATCCACTACATCGACACGATCCGGGCCCTCGCAGGGGAGCCGAAGGGCGTGTTCGCGCGCAGCTACGGCCATCCGGCCAGTGCGCTCGCCGACACCCGCACCACGCTGATCCTGGATTACCCGCAGCCGCTGCGCGTCGCGCTGTCGATCAACCACCACCACGATTGGGGCCGCCGGTTCCAGGACGCCAGCTTCCGGGTGGAGGGCACCGACGGCGCCGCCACCGTGAAGCTGGGCCTGCTGCTCGACTATCCCACCGGGGAGCCTGACGAATTGTGGCTGACGCGGCGGCGCGGCGAGTGGGAACAGGTGCCGCTGCCCGGCGGCTGGTTCCCCGATGCCTTCATCGGCCCGATGGCCAGCCTGCAACGCTTCGCCGCGGGGGAGGACGAGCGCCTGCCCACCAGGGTGGAGGATGCGTGGCGCACCATGGCCGTGGTGGAGGCCGCCTACCGATCCAACGACCAGCCGGCGACCCCGGTGCCGAGCGAACAGGACCCCCGATGA
- a CDS encoding extracellular solute-binding protein, producing the protein MTWDHPRGYDPLAAAAREWAARTGVEIAWDRRSLQDFESYPVEELARAYDLIVIDHPHVGQVAAEGALLPLDGLADDAALAAIAAGSVGGSYDSYHWQGRQWALPIDAAAQVQAWVPDRIDGPVSDWAEVLRLAEEGRLTIPLRAPHALMSLFTLCGLDGIVPDPAAEHLFPAEAASACRHLQDLADRVGADAWGHDPIAVLDAMADPTSPVAVAPLTYGYVSYSRPVAGATAIRFADLPLLGTGRPTGSALGGTGIAISAWCKSPGEAAAFAAWVAGAGVQRGLYAAAGGQPGHADAWADDEVNAATQDFYRATRATLDAAWLRPRHHGYMAYQQAASERLERGLRRNEAADSIVAALNAMYRTT; encoded by the coding sequence ATGACCTGGGACCATCCACGCGGATACGACCCGCTGGCCGCCGCCGCGCGCGAATGGGCGGCCCGGACGGGGGTGGAGATCGCGTGGGATCGCCGGTCCCTGCAGGATTTCGAAAGCTACCCGGTGGAGGAGCTGGCGCGGGCATACGACCTGATCGTGATCGACCATCCCCATGTCGGGCAGGTCGCGGCGGAAGGGGCGCTGCTGCCGCTGGACGGGCTGGCCGACGATGCCGCGCTGGCCGCGATCGCCGCCGGATCGGTCGGCGGGTCGTATGACAGCTATCACTGGCAGGGCCGGCAATGGGCGTTGCCGATCGACGCCGCGGCGCAGGTGCAGGCCTGGGTGCCGGACCGGATCGACGGGCCGGTAAGCGACTGGGCGGAGGTGCTGCGGCTGGCGGAGGAGGGGCGGCTGACCATCCCGCTGCGCGCGCCGCATGCGCTGATGTCGCTGTTCACGCTTTGTGGGCTGGACGGCATCGTGCCGGACCCGGCGGCGGAGCATCTGTTTCCGGCAGAAGCGGCGTCCGCCTGCCGGCACCTGCAGGACCTGGCCGACCGGGTGGGCGCCGATGCGTGGGGCCACGATCCGATCGCGGTGCTGGATGCGATGGCCGACCCCACATCGCCGGTCGCGGTGGCGCCGCTGACCTATGGCTATGTCAGCTATTCCCGGCCGGTCGCGGGCGCGACCGCAATCCGCTTCGCCGACCTGCCGCTGCTCGGCACCGGGCGGCCGACCGGATCGGCGCTGGGCGGCACCGGCATCGCAATATCGGCCTGGTGCAAGTCGCCAGGGGAGGCCGCCGCCTTCGCCGCGTGGGTCGCGGGGGCCGGGGTGCAGCGCGGACTGTACGCGGCGGCTGGCGGGCAGCCGGGCCATGCGGATGCCTGGGCGGACGACGAGGTGAATGCGGCGACGCAGGACTTCTACCGCGCCACGCGCGCGACGCTCGACGCCGCATGGCTGCGCCCGCGCCACCACGGCTACATGGCGTACCAGCAGGCCGCGTCAGAGCGGCTGGAGCGCGGCCTCCGCCGCAACGAGGCGGCCGACAGCATCGTGGCGGCGCTGAACGCGATGTACCGCACGACATGA
- a CDS encoding CaiB/BaiF CoA-transferase family protein: MRDQEERGEGGVRLPLHGITVLDFSQYLAGPSAALRLGDLGAAVIKVERPDGGDACRRLALADLHFDGNSALFHAINRGKASVTADLKDAGDLARVEALIGRADVLIHNFRPGIMDRIGLGWDRVQAINPRLIYAGVSGYGADGPWQGRPGQDLLVQALSGIARLSGDGGGPPVPAGLAITDMMAGAQLAQGVLALLVRRGTTGAGGRVDVSLLEAAIDLQFEHLSVWLNQGGPMPARSDVANANLYLGAPYGIYPTADGHIALAMAPVDRLGVLLGCEALAGFPIGEWFARRDTIKQVLRDHLATGTAAHWLSLLEPAGIWAAPVLDWPALAAEPAFAALHPTQAVRAPDGATLTLTRCPIRIDGQVLTNGRAAPRLGADRDALLPPAGAPA, translated from the coding sequence ATGCGGGATCAGGAGGAGCGGGGCGAAGGAGGGGTGCGCCTGCCGCTGCATGGCATCACCGTGCTCGACTTCAGCCAGTATCTCGCCGGCCCGTCCGCCGCACTGCGGCTGGGCGATCTCGGCGCCGCGGTCATCAAGGTGGAGCGGCCCGATGGCGGCGACGCCTGCCGCCGCCTGGCCCTCGCCGACCTGCATTTCGACGGAAACAGCGCGCTGTTTCACGCCATCAACCGGGGCAAGGCCAGCGTCACCGCCGACCTGAAGGATGCCGGGGATCTGGCGCGGGTGGAGGCGCTGATCGGCCGGGCCGACGTGCTGATCCACAATTTCCGCCCCGGCATCATGGACCGCATCGGCCTCGGCTGGGACCGGGTGCAGGCGATCAACCCCCGGCTGATCTATGCCGGGGTCAGCGGCTATGGCGCCGACGGCCCGTGGCAGGGGCGGCCGGGGCAGGACCTGCTGGTGCAGGCGCTGTCGGGCATCGCCCGGCTCAGCGGCGATGGCGGCGGGCCGCCGGTGCCCGCGGGCCTCGCGATCACCGACATGATGGCGGGCGCGCAACTGGCGCAAGGGGTGCTGGCGCTGCTGGTGCGGCGGGGCACGACCGGCGCCGGCGGCCGGGTCGATGTCAGCCTGCTGGAGGCGGCAATCGACCTCCAGTTCGAACACCTGTCCGTCTGGCTGAACCAGGGTGGGCCGATGCCGGCGCGCAGCGATGTCGCCAACGCGAACCTGTACCTGGGCGCACCCTACGGCATCTACCCCACGGCGGACGGGCACATCGCGCTGGCCATGGCGCCGGTCGACCGGCTGGGCGTGCTGCTGGGGTGCGAGGCGCTGGCCGGCTTCCCCATCGGCGAATGGTTCGCCCGCCGCGACACGATCAAGCAGGTGCTGCGCGATCATCTGGCGACCGGCACCGCCGCGCACTGGCTGTCGCTGCTGGAACCGGCGGGGATCTGGGCCGCGCCCGTGCTCGACTGGCCGGCTTTGGCGGCGGAGCCGGCCTTTGCCGCGCTCCACCCGACGCAGGCCGTCCGCGCGCCCGACGGCGCGACACTGACGCTGACCCGCTGCCCGATCCGCATCGACGGGCAGGTGCTGACGAACGGCCGCGCCGCCCCGCGCCTCGGCGCAGACCGCGATGCCTTGTTGCCGCCAGCGGGAGCACCTGCATGA
- a CDS encoding sugar ABC transporter ATP-binding protein, translating to MVTTPPPLLALEGVAKTFPNGTVALAGVDLSVQAGRVHGLLGANGAGKSTLIKILSGAHAASAGTIRWRGQPVRWTRPTDPRAAGVATIYQHIPLVPTLSALDNILLDRPGWRRRPRRDRARVAGIVAMLGDPFALDTPVSALPIGARQMVAIAQALAGGAELVVMDEPTASLSGEERLRVHAVVRRLAAEGTAVLFVSHFLDEIASLTDEVTVLRDGRAVLHAPTATLDEAALAAAIVGRAVTALARPPQPRAPGAVRLEVAGLVSPGKLASTSFQVRGGEIVGLAGMLGAGRSELLHAICGADPHARGTVLLDGAPVPRFADEAVRAGVALVPEDRAAQGTVPGFTLAENLALARQAQRGATLHLLDRAAEDRAAAQAIADLAIKAPGPAALPGELSGGNAQKLVIARWLTPATRLLLLDEPTAGIDIGARTEILRLVRRLADEGLPVILASSDFAELLAICDHILVLRDGGVVAEADPAQTSVADLTLLAGDTRLNGAEAA from the coding sequence ATGGTGACGACGCCGCCGCCTTTGCTGGCGCTGGAAGGCGTCGCCAAGACCTTCCCCAACGGCACGGTGGCGCTGGCGGGCGTTGACCTCAGCGTGCAGGCGGGCCGGGTGCATGGGCTGCTCGGTGCCAATGGTGCGGGCAAGTCGACCCTGATCAAGATTCTGTCGGGCGCGCATGCCGCCAGCGCGGGCACCATCCGGTGGCGCGGCCAGCCGGTGCGCTGGACCCGGCCGACCGATCCGCGCGCGGCGGGGGTCGCCACCATCTACCAGCACATCCCGCTGGTCCCCACCTTGTCGGCGCTGGACAACATCCTGCTGGACCGGCCCGGCTGGCGTCGGCGCCCGCGCAGGGACCGGGCGCGGGTGGCCGGGATCGTCGCCATGCTGGGCGACCCCTTCGCGCTCGACACGCCGGTATCCGCGCTGCCGATCGGCGCGCGGCAGATGGTGGCCATCGCGCAGGCGCTGGCCGGCGGGGCGGAGCTGGTGGTGATGGACGAGCCGACCGCCTCGCTGTCGGGAGAAGAACGGCTGCGGGTGCATGCGGTGGTCCGCCGGCTGGCGGCGGAGGGCACGGCGGTGCTGTTCGTGTCGCACTTCCTGGACGAGATCGCCAGCCTGACGGACGAGGTGACGGTGCTGCGCGACGGGCGCGCCGTGCTGCACGCACCCACCGCCACGCTGGACGAGGCGGCGCTGGCGGCGGCGATCGTCGGCCGGGCGGTGACCGCGCTCGCCCGCCCGCCGCAGCCGCGCGCGCCGGGCGCCGTGCGGCTGGAAGTGGCGGGGCTGGTTTCCCCAGGGAAACTTGCCAGCACATCCTTCCAGGTGCGCGGCGGCGAGATCGTCGGCCTGGCCGGGATGCTGGGCGCGGGGCGCAGCGAATTGCTGCACGCGATCTGCGGCGCGGATCCCCATGCGCGCGGCACCGTGCTGCTGGACGGTGCCCCCGTGCCCCGCTTCGCGGACGAGGCGGTGCGCGCGGGCGTGGCGCTGGTGCCGGAAGATCGCGCCGCGCAGGGGACCGTCCCCGGCTTCACCCTGGCGGAGAATCTGGCGCTGGCCCGGCAGGCGCAGCGCGGCGCCACGCTGCACCTGCTGGACCGCGCGGCGGAGGATCGCGCAGCGGCGCAGGCGATCGCCGACCTCGCCATCAAGGCGCCCGGTCCCGCCGCGCTGCCGGGCGAACTGTCGGGCGGCAATGCGCAGAAGCTGGTGATCGCCCGCTGGCTGACCCCCGCCACCCGCCTGCTGCTGCTGGACGAGCCGACCGCCGGGATCGACATCGGCGCCCGGACGGAGATCCTGCGGCTGGTCCGGCGCCTTGCCGATGAAGGCCTGCCGGTGATCCTCGCCTCCTCCGACTTCGCGGAGTTGCTGGCGATCTGCGACCACATCCTGGTGCTGCGCGACGGCGGCGTCGTGGCGGAGGCGGACCCGGCGCAAACTTCCGTCGCGGACCTGACGCTGCTGGCGGGCGACACCAGACTGAACGGAGCGGAGGCGGCATGA
- a CDS encoding extracellular solute-binding protein, producing MTALRIALRRFGPFESAISKQFAAFVAETGVDATLEAVPLDLNPLHDAIIGQRGLATGAWDIAFMATDWLAEAQGAGLLEDLTPHLAHKPIPDWPQAWSPSLTGLQAFAGGIWGMPYHDGPECLIYRRDLLDAAGIAVPRTWDEFHAAARALHAPEQGRYGTVLALYPDGHNGFYDFCIHVWSRGGEVFDDAGRPAFTTPAAHQALDFLRTLAADDAAIAPDARQLDSVQSGMLFADGKVALMANWFGFAAYGETAPDSRVRGLVDVAPLPAGPGGRSVSLNVYWVLGIGSGSANKPLAWDFLRHLARADMDRLTTTEGAIGVRRSTWDDPEVNRQVPYYHRLGWLHDHARQMPLTPHLAAISHVVDDLLTAATTTDTPTADLLAQAQVRVEGLA from the coding sequence ATGACCGCCCTGCGCATCGCGCTGCGCCGCTTCGGCCCGTTCGAAAGCGCGATTTCCAAGCAGTTCGCCGCCTTCGTGGCGGAGACCGGCGTGGATGCCACGCTGGAAGCGGTGCCGCTGGACCTGAACCCGCTGCACGATGCGATCATCGGCCAGCGCGGCCTGGCGACCGGCGCGTGGGACATCGCCTTCATGGCGACCGACTGGCTGGCGGAGGCGCAGGGGGCTGGCCTGCTGGAGGACCTGACGCCGCACCTCGCCCACAAGCCCATCCCGGACTGGCCGCAGGCGTGGAGCCCGTCGCTGACCGGGCTGCAAGCCTTCGCCGGGGGCATCTGGGGCATGCCGTATCACGACGGCCCCGAATGCCTGATCTATCGCCGCGACCTGCTGGATGCCGCCGGCATCGCGGTGCCGCGCACCTGGGACGAGTTCCACGCCGCCGCTCGCGCGCTGCACGCGCCGGAGCAGGGGCGGTACGGCACCGTGCTGGCGCTGTACCCGGACGGGCATAACGGCTTCTACGATTTCTGCATCCATGTCTGGTCGCGCGGGGGCGAGGTGTTCGACGATGCCGGCCGCCCCGCCTTCACCACCCCCGCCGCGCATCAGGCGCTGGACTTCCTGCGCACCCTCGCCGCGGACGATGCCGCCATCGCGCCCGATGCGCGCCAATTGGACAGCGTGCAGTCGGGCATGCTGTTCGCGGACGGCAAGGTCGCGCTGATGGCCAATTGGTTCGGCTTCGCCGCCTATGGCGAGACGGCGCCGGACAGCCGGGTGCGCGGGCTGGTGGACGTGGCGCCGCTGCCCGCCGGGCCGGGCGGGCGTAGTGTGTCGCTGAACGTCTACTGGGTGCTGGGAATCGGCAGCGGCAGCGCCAACAAGCCGCTGGCATGGGATTTCCTGCGCCACCTCGCCCGCGCCGACATGGACAGGCTGACCACCACGGAAGGCGCGATCGGCGTCAGGCGCTCCACCTGGGACGATCCGGAGGTCAACCGCCAGGTGCCCTATTACCATCGGCTCGGCTGGCTGCACGACCATGCGCGGCAGATGCCGCTGACCCCGCACCTCGCCGCGATCAGCCATGTGGTGGACGACCTGCTGACCGCCGCCACCACGACCGACACGCCGACGGCCGACCTGCTGGCCCAGGCGCAGGTGCGGGTCGAGGGACTGGCATGA
- a CDS encoding CaiB/BaiF CoA-transferase family protein, with protein sequence MTTPPLLDGLLVIDMAQFLSGPSAALRLADLGARVIKVERPGTGDICRTLYLSDTEVGGDSTLFHAINRNKEYLALDYRDEADRRALLRLAAQADVVIQNFRPGVADRLGVGPAALRAVNPRLVVGTISGYGEDGPWVGLPGQDLLAQSLSGVTWLGGSADDGPVPVGLSVGDMLAGHVLVEGILAALVRRGITGQGALVETSLLEALVDFQFEVLTTHMNDGGRLPSRAAERGAHAYLAAPYGIYRTADGWLALAMIPLDRLGPLLGLDLSGDPFVERDRLKALIAGRLVTGTTEGWLALLRAQDLWCAPVLGWPQLLASEGFIRLDMVQRVGADALATTAAPVRIDGARPLSARGAAAVDAHGAALRQEFGLDT encoded by the coding sequence ATGACCACGCCGCCCCTGCTCGACGGGTTGCTGGTGATCGACATGGCGCAGTTCCTGTCCGGCCCGTCCGCCGCGTTGCGGCTGGCCGATCTGGGCGCGCGGGTCATCAAGGTGGAGCGGCCCGGCACCGGCGACATCTGCCGCACGCTGTACCTGTCGGATACGGAGGTCGGCGGGGATTCCACGCTGTTCCACGCGATCAACCGCAACAAGGAATACCTCGCGCTCGACTACCGCGACGAAGCCGACCGGCGCGCGCTGCTGCGGCTGGCGGCGCAGGCGGACGTGGTGATCCAGAACTTCCGCCCCGGCGTCGCCGATCGGCTGGGCGTGGGGCCAGCGGCATTGCGCGCGGTGAACCCGCGCCTCGTGGTCGGCACCATCAGCGGCTATGGCGAGGATGGGCCGTGGGTCGGCCTGCCGGGGCAGGACCTGCTGGCGCAATCGCTGTCGGGCGTCACCTGGCTGGGCGGCAGCGCGGATGACGGCCCGGTGCCGGTCGGCCTGTCGGTCGGCGACATGCTGGCCGGGCATGTGCTGGTGGAAGGGATCCTGGCCGCTCTGGTCCGGCGCGGGATCACCGGGCAGGGTGCGCTGGTGGAGACCAGCCTGCTGGAGGCGCTGGTCGATTTCCAGTTCGAGGTGCTGACCACCCACATGAACGATGGCGGCCGCCTGCCGAGCCGCGCGGCGGAGCGGGGGGCGCATGCCTATCTGGCGGCGCCTTACGGCATCTACCGCACCGCCGATGGCTGGCTGGCGCTGGCGATGATCCCGCTGGACCGGCTGGGGCCGCTGCTCGGCCTCGATTTGTCGGGCGATCCCTTCGTGGAGCGGGATCGGCTGAAGGCGCTGATCGCCGGGCGGCTGGTGACCGGCACCACCGAGGGCTGGCTGGCGCTGCTGCGCGCGCAGGACCTGTGGTGCGCCCCGGTGCTCGGCTGGCCGCAATTGCTGGCGAGCGAGGGCTTCATCCGGCTCGACATGGTGCAGCGGGTGGGGGCGGATGCGCTGGCGACCACCGCCGCGCCCGTCCGCATCGATGGCGCGCGGCCGCTGAGCGCGCGCGGCGCGGCAGCGGTGGACGCGCATGGCGCCGCGCTGCGGCAGGAATTCGGACTGGACACATGA
- a CDS encoding ABC transporter permease gives MNDRGDWRRGLALREAGVYYALLLLLGILAALAAARGLPPYLGAVNLGNIAYQASLVGIMGVAMTVLLITGSFDLSVGSVAALSAAVLVGLAPGIGFPAAAGAALCTAAAIGLFNGVVVQFAGINAFIVTLGTLTAVRGLVLILTDGRSLMVDDPAVLAQMLAFESTPVPLFWPLLILAALVIAGGVVRRRPVPVAGGAALAALALAGGPGFAVAAPVVYCAVLTAILWAVLRFTVLGRRLYAVGGNAEAARLAGVNVHAYKLAAFILSSVAAGFAGVLFGCRLGAINPTALQGAELTVIAAAILGGTSLFGGAGSVVKTLAGALLLFTLANGFNILDLGANYQGLIEGVVVIAAAAIYTVGSRRPARRPMRGSVAA, from the coding sequence ATGAACGACCGGGGGGACTGGCGACGGGGTTTGGCCCTGAGGGAGGCGGGCGTCTATTACGCGCTGCTGCTGCTGCTCGGCATCCTGGCGGCGCTGGCCGCGGCGCGTGGGCTGCCGCCATATCTGGGCGCGGTGAACCTCGGCAACATCGCCTATCAGGCATCGCTGGTGGGGATCATGGGCGTCGCCATGACGGTGCTGCTGATAACGGGATCGTTCGACCTCAGCGTCGGCAGCGTCGCGGCGCTGTCGGCGGCGGTGCTGGTGGGCCTGGCGCCCGGCATCGGCTTCCCGGCGGCAGCGGGCGCGGCGCTGTGCACCGCCGCCGCGATCGGCCTGTTCAACGGCGTGGTGGTGCAGTTCGCGGGCATCAACGCCTTCATCGTGACACTCGGCACGCTGACCGCGGTGCGCGGGCTGGTGCTGATCCTGACGGACGGGCGATCGCTGATGGTGGACGATCCGGCGGTGCTGGCGCAGATGCTCGCCTTTGAGAGCACGCCCGTGCCGCTGTTCTGGCCGCTGCTGATCCTCGCCGCGCTGGTGATCGCGGGCGGGGTCGTGCGGCGGCGGCCGGTGCCGGTCGCGGGCGGCGCGGCGCTGGCGGCGCTGGCACTCGCCGGCGGCCCGGGCTTCGCGGTGGCGGCGCCGGTGGTCTACTGCGCGGTGCTGACCGCGATCCTGTGGGCGGTGCTGCGCTTCACTGTGCTTGGCCGGCGGCTGTACGCGGTGGGCGGCAATGCGGAGGCGGCACGGCTGGCGGGGGTCAACGTCCATGCCTACAAGCTTGCCGCCTTTATCCTGTCCAGCGTGGCGGCGGGGTTTGCGGGCGTGCTGTTCGGGTGCCGGTTGGGCGCGATCAACCCCACCGCGCTGCAGGGGGCGGAGCTGACGGTGATCGCCGCGGCCATCCTGGGCGGCACGTCGCTGTTCGGCGGGGCGGGCAGCGTGGTGAAGACGCTGGCCGGCGCGCTGCTGCTGTTCACGCTGGCGAACGGGTTCAACATCCTGGACCTCGGCGCCAATTACCAGGGCCTGATAGAGGGCGTGGTGGTGATCGCCGCCGCCGCGATCTACACTGTCGGCAGTCGCCGGCCGGCGCGCCGCCCCATGCGCGGTTCGGTGGCGGCATGA
- a CDS encoding MaoC/PaaZ C-terminal domain-containing protein, producing the protein MIVEHYFEDYAVGSERRSFGRTITETDFVVHAGHTGDFFPHHMDAEWCATQDFGQRIAHGTMVFAIGIGLTATTINPHAMSYGYDRLRFLKPVHIGDTLTTITRIAEKRDHPKRAGHGIVVEAVEMVNQRAEAVLVCEHLYLVTRRPAG; encoded by the coding sequence ATGATTGTCGAGCACTATTTCGAGGATTACGCCGTCGGATCGGAACGGCGCAGCTTCGGCCGGACGATCACAGAAACCGACTTCGTGGTCCATGCCGGGCATACCGGCGACTTCTTCCCCCACCACATGGATGCAGAGTGGTGCGCCACGCAGGATTTCGGCCAGCGCATCGCCCATGGCACCATGGTGTTCGCCATCGGCATCGGCCTGACCGCAACGACCATCAACCCGCATGCCATGTCCTACGGCTATGACCGGCTGCGCTTCCTGAAGCCGGTGCATATCGGCGACACGCTGACCACCATCACCCGCATCGCGGAGAAGCGCGACCACCCCAAGCGTGCCGGGCACGGCATCGTCGTGGAGGCGGTGGAGATGGTGAACCAGCGGGCCGAGGCGGTGCTGGTGTGCGAGCATCTCTACCTCGTGACCCGCCGCCCCGCCGGATGA
- a CDS encoding sugar ABC transporter substrate-binding protein, with amino-acid sequence MRVRPVPAVLAALVVLVAAGSLVALRQSARAAAGGAAVAGPADGPRYGLSTVGLSYPFAAAIAKGFREAAGAAGARAVVLDAQGSVEDQANDIDDLVAQRVAGIAIMPLDSVVAQGWVARVNRAGIPVAAVAAMVGDPATRAAADVHPGLVALASQDEVAAGAAAGTLAARLLPAGKVAEIAMVEGAAGFPEVAQRARGFRQGLDAGGARYRIVAAQPGNWTAEGGEAACQNMLAARPGIDLIFNQADDMVIGCARAVRAAGSPARLVGVGGSKLAVASIKAGAVDGTVCFKPEALGALAFAALHEAAGKRPTGGQRFRTYPIPAVTRANVAQCVGQW; translated from the coding sequence ATGCGCGTGCGCCCGGTCCCCGCCGTGCTGGCGGCGCTGGTGGTGCTGGTCGCCGCCGGTTCGCTGGTGGCGCTGCGCCAGTCGGCGCGCGCGGCGGCGGGCGGCGCGGCGGTGGCAGGTCCGGCGGACGGGCCGCGTTATGGCCTGTCGACTGTCGGCCTCAGCTATCCCTTCGCCGCCGCCATCGCCAAGGGGTTCCGCGAGGCCGCTGGAGCCGCCGGGGCGCGGGCGGTGGTGCTGGATGCGCAAGGCTCGGTCGAGGATCAGGCGAACGACATCGACGATCTGGTGGCGCAGCGCGTGGCGGGCATCGCGATCATGCCGCTGGATTCGGTGGTGGCGCAGGGCTGGGTCGCGCGGGTGAACCGTGCCGGCATCCCCGTGGCGGCGGTCGCCGCGATGGTCGGCGACCCCGCGACCCGCGCCGCCGCCGACGTCCATCCCGGCCTCGTCGCGCTCGCCAGCCAGGACGAGGTCGCGGCCGGCGCCGCCGCCGGCACGCTGGCCGCACGGCTGCTGCCCGCGGGCAAGGTGGCCGAGATCGCGATGGTCGAAGGGGCCGCCGGCTTCCCGGAGGTGGCGCAGCGCGCACGCGGTTTCCGGCAGGGGCTGGACGCCGGCGGCGCGCGCTATCGCATCGTGGCGGCGCAGCCGGGCAACTGGACGGCGGAAGGGGGCGAGGCGGCGTGCCAGAACATGCTGGCCGCGCGGCCCGGCATCGACCTGATCTTCAACCAGGCGGACGACATGGTGATCGGCTGCGCCCGCGCGGTGCGCGCCGCCGGCTCGCCCGCGCGGCTGGTGGGCGTCGGCGGGTCGAAGCTGGCGGTCGCATCCATCAAGGCGGGCGCGGTCGACGGCACGGTGTGCTTCAAGCCGGAGGCGCTGGGCGCACTCGCCTTCGCCGCGCTGCACGAAGCTGCGGGGAAGAGGCCCACCGGCGGGCAGCGGTTCCGCACCTATCCCATCCCCGCCGTCACCCGCGCCAATGTGGCGCAATGCGTCGGCCAATGGTGA